One Brassica napus cultivar Da-Ae chromosome A5, Da-Ae, whole genome shotgun sequence DNA window includes the following coding sequences:
- the LOC111215957 gene encoding uncharacterized protein LOC111215957, producing MAAKPKFSLKLLIDEEKNRVVLAETCKDFADVLCSLLTLPMGTIVRLLEKHQQNPQSSSIVGCFHNLYKSVSDMAIDNFKTPGCKHLLMHPRSMKESHCRKLKLNVDDTEATKFFLCPNFVSVESCCKVYSNVSTSRCSCGNSMTREFQVEDGEEDKVDGVFLSCRTSYIVTDDMKVAVNSMGLVLNVLNGLGYSGFDKLQEMVIDVGFEEVLTLLGCLFTSEAPLTDTFLRKHCMAMKSKVLTPLVQESRVAGEVNEVVTLKVYVRKSDKAILYAECREEFVDFLFTFLVIPLEFAWELSVDHLNMGCVGNLCRSVKELSSDQRREAMLPYYYTCRTQLLDVVIQKLPEYECFVSRRSYNSSRLSKTIKKSVLGDGERVAKLTPVVTSDSASIGLVKEETNFIVSDDLVVTAMNSSSTISLLSKLQMNISDIEEQVISIGKAQV from the exons ATGGCTGCTAAACCAAAGTTTAGCCTAAAACTCCTCATTGATGAAGAGAAAAACAGAGTTGTTTTGGCTGAGACTTGTAAAGACTTTGCAGATGTTCTCTGCAGTCTTTTGACACTTCCTATGGGAACCATTGTCAGGCTGCTGGAGAAGCATCAGCAGAATCCTCAGTCTTCTTCAATCGTAGGTTGCTTTCACAATCTTTACAAAAGTGTTTCAGACATGGCCATCGATAATTTCAAGACTCCAGGTTGTAAACACTTGTTGATGCATCCAAGGAGTATGAAGGAGAGTCATTGCAGGAAGCTAAAGCTGAACGTGGATGACACTGAGGCGACCAAGTTCTTTCTATGTCCAAATTTTGTGTCTGTTGAGTCTTGCTGTAAGGTGTACAGCAATGTAAGTACTTCAAGATGTAGCTGTGGAAACTCAATGACACGCGAGTTTCAGGTTGAAGATGGAGAGGAAGATAAAGTGGATGGAGTGTTTCTCAGCTGCAGAACGTCTTATATTGTTACAGATGATATGAAAGTGGCAGTAAACTCTATGGGACTTGTACTGAATGTTCTCAATGGTCTTGGCTATTCTGGTTTTGATAAACTTCAAGAAATGGTTATTGATGTTGGTTTTGAAGAG GTGCTGACACTTCTAGGGTGTTTATTCACCTCGGAAGCTCCATTAACAGACACATTCCTTAGGAAACATTGTATGGCAATGAAGAGTAAAGTGTTGACACCACTGGTCCAAGAAAGTAGAGTTGCAGGAGAGGTTAATGAAGTTGTAACATTGAAAGTTTATGTTAGAAAGTCAGACAAAGCAATTCTTTATGCTGAATGCAGAGAAGAGTTTGTTGATTTTCTTTTCACTTTTCTTGTTATACCACTTGAGTTTGCTTGGGAACTCTCTGTTGATCACTTGAACATGGGATGCGTTGGGAATCTATGCAGAAGCGTGAAAGAGTTGAGCTCTGATCAGAGAAGAGAAGCCATGCTTCCTTATTACTACACTTGTCGTACACAGCTTCTTGATGTTGTTATCCAGAAATTGCCGGAGTATGAGTGCTTTGTCTCTCGTCGCAGTTATAACAGTAGCAGACTCTCCAAAACCATCAAGAAGAGTGTGCTTGGGGACGGTGAGAGAGTTGCAAAGTTAACTCCAGTGGTGACTTCAGATTCTGCTAGTATTGGACTTGTCAAAGAAGAGACTAACTTCATAGTTTCAGATGATCTAGTCGTCACAGCGATGAACTCATCCTCAACAATCTCATTGCTAAGTAAGTTGCAGATGAATATTAGTGATATAGAGGAGCAAGTGATTAGCATTGGCAAAGCTCAGGTATGA
- the LOC111215797 gene encoding mRNA-capping enzyme: protein MVATMDLNASPQPEEDDEPYVRHLEDYSSRDDRIESAVEIARRERDERRKRMRYDKPTHNSQPAYRDQYYQNRNTKAYDRYKIPQGWLDCPPSGHEIGFLVPSKVPLNEAYNNHVPPGSRYSFKQVVHNQRIAGRKLGLVIDLTNTTRYYSTTDLKKEGIKHVKIACKGRDSVPDNVSVNTFVNEVNQFVLNLKHSKKYILVHCTHGHNRTGFMIVHYLMRSGPMNVTQALKIFSDARPPGIYKPDYIDALYTFYHEIKPESVICPSTPEWKRSTELDLNGEAVPDDDDDDGGPAGPVQEEPHQVEVKMSNDDVLGDEIPPDQEEGYRHFFYRMLSLNIGGRGCSQFPGSHPVSLNRDNLQLLRQRYYYATWKADGTRYMMLLTMDGCYLVDRSFRFRRVQMRFPFKHPTEGLSDKVHHFTLLDGEMIIDTLPDKQRQERRYLIYDMVAINGQSVVERPFYERWKMLEKEVIDPRNHEKARSHIYRYDLEPFRVRRKDFWLLSAVEKVLKGFIPSLSHEADGLIFQGWDDPYVARTHEGLLKWKYPEMNSVDFLYEQDESGRGMLSLFERGKKKHMDGNNVVFRDDSDPAEYSGKIVECSWDQDEQVWVSMRVRVDKSTPNDINTYRKVMRSIKDNITEEVLLQEIREIIRLPMYADRIQMDSKAARRR, encoded by the exons ATGGTTGCTACGATGGACTTAAATGCTTCACCCCAACCTGAAGAAGATGACGAACCTTATGTGCGACATCTTGAAGACTACTCGTCGCGTGATGACAGGATAGAGTCTGCCGTGGAGATAGCAAGACGG gaacgTGATGAGAGAAGGAAACGAATGAGATACGACAAGCCGACGCATAACTCTCAGCCAGCTTACCGTGATCAATATTACCAGAATCGAAACACTAAAGCTTATGATAGATACAAGATCCCTCAAG GTTGGCTAGACTGCCCTCCCTCTGGGCATGAGATAGGATTCCTCGTTCCTTCCAAAGTTCCCTTGAATGAAGCTTACAATAATCATGTGCCTCCTGGGAGTAGATACTCTTTTAAGCAGGTGGTCCATAACCAGAGGATAGCTGGGAGAAAG CTTGGTCTGGTGATTGATTTGACAAATACAACTCGTTACTATTCTACGACAGACTTAAAGAAGGAAGGCATTAAACATGTTAAg ATTGCATGCAAGGGTCGTGATTCAGTGCCAGATAATGTGTCTGTCAACACGTTTGTCAATGAG GTTAATCAGTTCGTCCTAAATCTAAAACACTCAAAGAAGTATATTCTCGTCCACTGTACGCATGGGCATAATCGGACAGGGTTTATGATAGTTCATTATCTTATGCGATCTGGGCCGATGAATGTTACACAG GCATTAAAAATCTTTTCCGATGCCCGCCCCCCTGGGATCTATAAACCAGACTATATTGATGCTTTATACACGTTTTATCACGAAATAAAACCTGAGAGTGTTATTTGCCCATCAACTCCGGAATGGAAGAGGTCTACCGAGCTTGATTTAAATGGTGAAGCTGTtccagatgatgatgatgatgatggcggACCGGCTGGTCCTGTGCAG GAAGAACCCCATCAGGTGGAAGTCAAGATGTCAAATGATGACGTTTTGGGTGATGAAATACCCCCTGACCAGGAGGAAGGTTACCGGCACTTCTTTTATAGGATGCTATCGCTGAATATTGGG GGAAGAGGATGTTCGCAATTTCCAGGTTCACACCCTGTATCCTTAAACAG GGATAATTTGCAACTCTTGAGACAGCGGTACTATTATGCAACATGGAAGGCTGATGGAACGCGATACATGATGCTGCTAACCATGGATGGATGTTATTTAGTAGATAGGAGCTTTAGGTTCCGAAGAGTACAAATGCGGTTCCCCTTCAAACACCCAACTGAA GGCTTATCTGATAAAGTGCATCACTTCACATTGCTTGATGGAGAAATGATTATAGATACCTTGCCAGATAAACAAAGGCAGGAGAGGAGATATCTAATCTATGATATGGTAGCAATCAACGGTCAATCAGTTGTAGAG CGGCCTTTCTATGAAAGATGGAAGATGCTCGAGAAGGAGGTGATAGATCCCCGAAATCATGAGAAGGCAAGAAGTCATATCTACAGATATGATCTTGAGCCTTTTAGG GTACGGAGAAAGGATTTTTGGTTGCTTTCTGCGGTTGAGAAGGTTTTGAAGGGTTTCATTCCATCACTTTCACATGAAGCCGACGGTCTGATCTTTCAG GGCTGGGATGACCCTTATGTTGCCCGTACCCATGAAGGTCTACTGAAGTGGAAGTATCCAGAAATGAACTCGGTTGACTTTCTATACGAACAGGATGAGAGTGGCAGGGGAATGCTTTCCTTGTTTGAAAGGGGGAAGAAGAAGCATATGGATGGaaataatgttgtttttagaG ATGATTCAGACCCGGCCGAGTACTCTGGGAAGATTGTAGAGTGTTCTTGGGATCAGGATGAGCAAGTTTGGGTTAGCATGCGGGTCAGGGTCGATAAATCAACGCCAAATGATATCAACACTTATAGAAAG
- the LOC125609107 gene encoding uncharacterized protein LOC125609107: MEETKFSLRLLVDEKRNKVVLAEACRDFVDVLFSLLTLPMGTIVRLLEKHNQQPMRLGCFNNNYKSVSDMTIDDFETEACKTMLLYPRSTKEIHCRRLKLNVDDTEATKFFTCPRFPRSCSKYSNFNTSRCSCGGLMTREFQVSEEDQLGSPIGNNEDGVFVSCRSSYIVTDDMRVTLSSLGVISKELNLLGYADFDDVKEILLDVGTQEVPSSYHTIHLLWI; this comes from the coding sequence aTGGAGGAAACAAAGTTTAGTCTGAGACTTCTGGTTGATGAGAAGAGAAACAAAGTTGTTCTGGCTGAGGCTTGTAGGGACTTTGTTGACGTCCTATTCAGTCTTCTAACACTTCCCATGGGCACCATTGTCAGACTTCTCGAGAAGCATAACCAGCAGCCAATGAGATTAGGGTGTTTTAACAACAATTACAAAAGTGTTTCAGATATGACCATCGACGATTTCGAGACTGAGGCTTGCAAAACTATGTTGCTTTATCCGAGGAGCACTAAGGAAATCCATTGCAGGAGGCTGAAGCTGAACGTAGATGATACTGAAGCTACAAAGTTCTTCACATGCCCACGTTTTCCTAGGAGTTGCAGTAAGTACAGCAACTTTAACACTTCGAGGTGTAGCTGTGGAGGTTTGATGACAAGAGAGTTTCAAGTTTCAGAGGAAGATCAACTCGGAAGCCCAATAGGAAATAATGAAGATGGAGTGTTTGTTAGCTGTCGTTCCTCTTACATTGTCACTGATGATATGAGAGTGACTTTGAGCTCTCTAGGTGTTATTTCAAAAGAGCTTAATCTACTAGGATATGCAGATTTTGATGACGTTAAAGAGATTCTTCTTGATGTTGGCACTCAAGAGGTACCATCTTCTTACCACACCATTCATTTATTATGGATATGA